In one Juglans regia cultivar Chandler chromosome 11, Walnut 2.0, whole genome shotgun sequence genomic region, the following are encoded:
- the LOC108982045 gene encoding long chain acyl-CoA synthetase 1-like yields MKVFSARIEEGREGQDGKPSVGPAYRNLLSSNNFPPLDPNISTAWDVFSTSVEKYPGNRMLGWREFVDGKLGPYVWKTYKEVFDEVRDIGSALRASGAEPGSRVGIYGSNCPQWVTAMEACNAHRLVCVPLYDTLGPGAVNFILDHAEVDFVFVQDKKVKELLNPDCTSAQRLKIMVCFTSLAVEEKNKVAGIGIKPFSWNEFLHMGKENPSEFIPPQASHISTIMYTSGTSGDPKGVVLTHDNIATFIRGADLFLEQLEDKMTEDDVYLSFLPLAHILDRVIEEYFFHKGASVGYYHGDLKALRDDLMELKPTIFAGVPRVFERVHEGILQALQELNPVRRNIFGMLYRYKRFWMTRGFKQKNAAPLADLLAFRKVKAKLGGRVRLIISGGAPLSSEVEEFLRVTCCAFLITGYGLTETCGPTTFCFPDEMCMVGTAGAVAVYNELRLEEVPEMGYNPLGERPCGEICVRGKTVFSGYHRNPELTTESIKDGWFHTGDIGELLPNGVIKIIDRKKNLIKLSHGEYIALEYLENVYGISPIIEDIWVYGNSFKSMLVAVVVPHEENTKKWAYSNGHTSSFTELCSLDQFKNYVLSELKSTANRNKLRGFENIKGVILEPHPFDIDKDLVTATLKKKRNKLLEFYKVQIDELYRNLTGEKS; encoded by the exons TACGTCTGTAGAAAAGTATCCTGGAAATAGGATGCTTGGATGGCGCGAGTTTGTTGATGGGAAG CTGGGCCCTTATGTCTGGAAAACGTACAAGGAAGTTTTTGATGAAGTTCGGGATATTGGTTCAGCATTACGAGCATCTGGTGCTGAACCT GGCTCCAGGGTCGGGATTTATGGATCAAACTGCCCTCAGTGGGTTACTGCTATGGAG GCTTGCAATGCCCACAGGTTGGTTTGTGTGCCTCTCTACGATACCCTTG GGCCAGGGgctgtcaattttattttagatcatGCGGAGGTTGATTTTGTGTTTGTCCAGGATAAGAAAGTGAAAGAA CTACTAAATCCTGATTGTACATCTGCTCAACGACTGAAAA TCATGGTGTGCTTCACTTCCTTAGCAGTGGAGGAGAAGAATAAAGTAGCTGGCATTGGGATAAAACCATTCTCATGGAATGAGTTCCTCCATATG GGGAAAGAAAACCCCTCGGAGTTTATTCCACCCCAGGCTTCCCACATCAGCACAATAATGTACACAAGTGGCACAAGCGGAGATCCTAAAGGTGTTGTGTTAACTCATGACAACATTGCAACTTTTATTAGAGGGGCTGACCTGTTTTTGGAGCAACTTGAAGACAAG ATGACTGAAGATGATGTGTATCTCTCTTTCTTGCCCCTGGCTCATATCCTTGACCGTGTGattgaagagtatttttttCACAAGGGTGCTTCTGTTGGCTATTATCATGGG GATCTTAAAGCTTTGAGAGATGATTTGATGGAGCTGAAGCCAACAATTTTTGCCGGGGTACCTCGAGTTTTTGAAAGAGTGCATGAAG GTATACTACAGGCATTACAGGAACTCAATCCAGTAAGGAGAAATATTTTTGGCATGCTCTACAGATA CAAACGTTTTTGGATGACTAGAGGGTTTAAACAGAAAAATGCTGCGCCGTTGGCAGATCTATTGGCATTCAGGAAG gTCAAAGCCAAGTTAGGGGGTCGGGTTCGACTGATAATCTCTGGAGGCGCACCCTTGAGCTCTGAGGTGGAAGAATTCTTACGGGTTACTTGCTGTGCTTTTTTAATCACAGGCTACG GTTTGACAGAAACTTGTGGACCGACTACTTTTTGCTTTCCTGACGAGATGTGCATGGTTGGTACTGCTGGTGCGGTTGCTGTGTACAATGAGCTTCGGCTGGAAGAGGTACCAGAGATGGGCTACAATCCACTTGGGGAGCGACCATGTGGTGAGATATGTGTGAGAGGGAAGACTGTTTTTTCTGGATACCACAGAAATCCTGAATTAACAACAGAATCCATTAAAGATGGCTGGTTTCATACAG GGGACATTGGGGAACTACTTCCAAATGGAGTTATTAAGATTATTGATCGAAAAAAGAACCTGATAAAACTTTCTCATGGAGAGTATATTGCGCTAGAGTATTTGGAAAATGTTTATGGTATCAGTCCAATTATTGAAGAT ATCTGGGTCTATGGGAACAGCTTTAAGTCCATGTTGGTTGCAGTAGTTGTACCACATGAAGAAAACACCAAAAAGTGGGCATATTCAAATGGTCACACGAGTTCATTCACTGAACTCTGTTCCCTTGATCAGTTCAAGAATTATGTGCTATCTGAACTGAAGTCTACTGCCAATAGAAACAAG CTTAGAGGTTTTGAAAATATCAAAGGAGTCATTCTAGAACCCCACCCCTTCGATATTGATAAAGATTTGGTAACTGCAacattgaagaagaaaagaaacaagctTCTTGAGTTTTATAAG GTGCAAATTGATGAACTCTACCGGAATTTGACCGGAGAAAAATCATGA
- the LOC108982040 gene encoding probable glycerol-3-phosphate acyltransferase 3 produces MSKPYFFKTLFLFFYCVLFRKPKYFPAGLLSNNHLNQFQCQKYRTASLALRSDLSSKTLMFSVEGALLKSSSLFPYFMLVAFEAGSFLRAFVLLLLYPFICLVSEETGLRIMVMVCFFGIKKESFRVGSSVLPKFFLEDVGLEIFDQVLRRGVRKVSVSELPLVMIESFLRDYLEIDVVVGSELKVFRGYFVGLMEEKKKNIIGLEEILKENKAVGTNIIGINGLYKVHDHHQLFSQHCKEIYLVDKADKRSWQNLPREKYPRPLIFHDGRLALLPTPLNALALFVWVPFGFVLSISRLFISLSLPTDVSNPLNAFLGMHLTAPTSMPKTPHSLYPNTSKELHKSKGVLYACNHKTLVDPIFLSVILKNRSLRGVSYSLSRVSEMLSPIKTVRLTRNRDQDARTIESLLNKGDMVICPEGTTCREAYLLRFSPLFAEVAEEIVPVAIDSHVTMLYGTTAGGLKCLDPFFFLMNPAPSYTLQFLEKVSGSCTSLNGEKSKFDVANHVQGEIAKALGFECTKLTRKDKYVILAGNEGIVCHK; encoded by the exons ATGTCTAAACCATATTTCTTCAAAACCCTCTTCTTGTTTTTCTATTGCGTTCTCTTTAGAAAACCTAAATATTTCCCAGCAGGACTTCTCAGCAACAACCATTTAAACCAGTTTCAATGTCAAAAATATAGGACTGCTTCTCTTGCCCTCAGATCAGACCTCTCGAGCAAAACTTTGATGTTCAGTGTGGAGGGAGCTCTGCTAAAATCATCGTCCCTTTTCCCATATTTCATGCTGGTGGCCTTTGAAGCTGGGAGTTTCTTAAGGGCTTTTGTTCTCTTGCTTTTATACCCTTTCATTTGTTTGGTTAGTGAAGAGACGGGCTTGAGGATTATGGTCATGGTTTGTTTCTTTGGGATAAAGAAAGAGAGCTTCAGAGTTGGAAGTTCCGTTTTGCCAAAGTTTTTCTTGGAAGATGTTGGGTTGGAGATCTTTGATCAAGTGCTGAGAAGAGGTGTGAGAAAAGTATCTGTGAGCGAGCTGCCACTAGTCATGATTGAGAGTTTCCTAAGGGATTATCTGGAGATTGATGTTGTTGTTGGGAGCGAGCTAAAGGTATTCCGTGGCTATTTTGTGGGACTcatggaggagaagaagaagaatatcatTGGTTTAGAGGAAATCCTTAAAGAGAATAAAGCTGTAGGTACAAACATAATCGGCATTAATGGACTCTACAAAGTTCATGATCATCACCAACTATTCTCCCAACATTGCAAG GAGATATATTTGGTTGACAAAGCTGACAAGAGAAGCTGGCAAAACCTACCAAGAGAAAAATACCCCAGACCACTCATCTTTCACGATGGTAGATTGGCTCTGCTACCAACCCCTCTGAATGCTCTAGCTCTATTCGTTTGGGTGCCATTTGGGTTTGTCCTTTCCATTTCCAGGCTTTTTATTAGCTTATCACTGCCCACCGACGTATCCAATCCTCTCAATGCCTTTTTAGGAATGCACCTCACAGCTCCAACGTCAATGCCAAAAACTCCACATTCTCTTTATCCAAACACCAGCAAGGAATTACATAAATCCAAAGGTGTCCTCTACGCTTGCAATCACAAAACTCTCGTGGACCCCATTTTCCTTTCTGTGATCTTAAAAAACCGTTCTCTTAGGGGTGTCTCGTACAGCCTAAGCAGGGTTTCAGAGATGTTATCACCCATCAAAACCGTCCGTTTAACAAGGAACCGTGATCAAGATGCCAGGACAATTGAGAGTTTGTTGAACAAAGGAGACATGGTTATTTGCCCAGAAGGGACGACCTGTAGAGAAGCGTATCTCTTGAGATTCAGTCCCTTGTTTGCAGAAGTGGCAGAGGAAATAGTCCCCGTGGCAATTGACTCCCATGTTACCATGCTTTATGGCACGACAGCCGGTGGGCTCAAGTGTCTGGACCCGTTTTTCTTCCTCATGAACCCAGCACCATCGTACACCCTTCAATTCCTGGAGAAGGTGTCTGGTTCCTGCACTTCTCTAAATGGGGAGAAATCGAAGTTCGATGTCGCAAACCATGTGCAAGGTGAGATCGCAAAGGCTCTAGGATTTGAATGCACGAAGCTTACACGAAAAGACAAGTACGTGATATTGGCCGGTAACGAGGGGATTGTCTGTCATAAATAG
- the LOC108982044 gene encoding probable pre-mRNA-splicing factor ATP-dependent RNA helicase DEAH2 isoform X3 translates to MGTERKRKVSLFDVVDETAVPAKISKSNGGGAAAAAVMNISSNNGGINRWTGRPFSQRYQEILEKRTSLPVWHQKEEFLQVLKANQTLILVGETGSGKTTQIPQFVLEAVDIETPDKRRKMMIGCTQPRRVAAMSVSRRVAEEMDVNIGEEVGYSIRFEDCSSARTILKYLTDGMLLREAMTDPLLERYKVIILDEAHERTLATDVLFGLLKEVLKNRPDLKLVVMSATLEAEKFQGYFYGAPLLKVPGRLHPVEIFYTQEPERDYLEAAIRTVVQIHTCEPPGDILVFLTGEEEIEDACRKISKEIANLGDQVGPVKAVPLYSTLPPAMQQKIFEPAPPPVKEGGPPGRKIVVSTNIAETSLTIDGIIYVIDPGFAKQKVYNPRVRVESLLVSPISKASAHQRSGRAGRTQPGKCFRLYTEKSFNNDLQPQTYPEILRSNLANTVLTLKKLGIDDLVHFDFMDPPAPETLIRALEVLNYLGALDDDGNLTKLGEIMSEFPLDPQMSKMLVVSPEFNCSNEILSISAMLSDSCSFSVFSHEANGIAPLCIC, encoded by the exons ATGGGTacggagaggaagaggaaggtgAGCTTATTTGACGTGGTGGACGAGACTGCGGTGCCGGCGAAGATCTCAAAATCTAATGGCGGAGGAGCTGCGGCTGCGGCGGTGATGAACATCAGCAGCAATAATGGTGGGATCAATAGGTGGACGGGGAGGCCGTTCTCGCAGAGGTACCAAGAGATATTGGAGAAGAGGACGAGCTTGCCCGTTTGGCACCAGAAGGAGGAGTTCTTGCAGGTTCTCAAGGCCAACCAGACTCTGATCCTCGTCGGTGAGACTGGTAGTGGCAAAACCACTCAG ATTCCCCAATTCGTTTTGGAAGCCGTTGACATTGAAACTCCAGATAAACGTAGGAAAATGATGATTGGATGCACCCAACCTCGTAGGGTGGCTGCAATGTCAGTTTCTCGACGTGTTGCTGAAGAGATGGATGTAAATATTGGAGAAGAGGTTGGTTACAGTATCCGTTTTGAGGACTGCAGTAGTGCCAGAACAATTTTGAA GTATCTGACAGATGGTATGCTTTTAAGAGAAGCAATGACAGATCCACTTTTGGAACGCTACAAGGTCATAATCCTTGACGAGGCTCATGAAAGGACATTGGCAACTGATGTTCTATTTGGGCTTTTGAAAGAAGTTCTAAAAAATAGACCGGACTTGAAGCTAGTTGTGATGAGTGCAACTCTTGAGGCTGAAAAATTTCAGGGTTATTTCTATGGTGCACCACTTCTGAAAGTTCCTGGAAGGCTTCATCCAGTAGAGATATTCTACACCCAGGAACCAGAAAGGGACTACCTGGAGGCGGCAATTCGGACAGTTGTGCAAATTCACACGTGTGAACCTCCTGGAGATATACTTGTGTTCCTCACAGGTGAGGAGGAGATAGAAGATGCATGCcgaaaaatatcaaaagagaTTGCAAATCTGGGTGACCAGGTGGGACCTGTGAAAGCAGTGCCTTTATATTCCACCCTTCCACCAGCTATGCAGCAGAAGATATTTGAACCAGCTCCACCTCCAGTGAAGGAGGGTGGTCCTCCTGGAAGGAAGATTGTGGTTTCCACGAACATTGCAGAAACTTCTTTAACCATTGATGGTATCATATATGTTATTGATCCTGGGTTTGCAAAACAAAAAGTTTATAACCCACGAGTGCGTGTTGAGTCCTTGTTGGTATCTCCAATATCTAAGGCTAGTGCACACCAGAGATCAGGGCGTGCTGGAAGAACACAGCCTGGGAAATGCTTTAGACTCTATACTGAGAAAAGTTTCAATAATGATCTTCAGCCACAGACCTATCCGGAAATATTAAGATCAAATCTAGCAAATACGGTTCTTACCTTGAAAAAACTGGGGATAGATGATCTTGTGCATTTTGATTTTATGGACCCCCCTGCTCCGGAGACATTGATCCGGGCACTAGAGGTTCTGAATTACTTGGGTGCATTAGATGATGATGGGAATTTAACAAAGCTGGGGGAAATCATGAGTGAATTTCCACTAGATCCTCAGATGTCAAAGATGCTCGTTGTTAGCCCTGAATTCAATTGTTCAAATGAAATTCTGTCGATTTCTGCCATGCTTTCAG ATAGTTGCAGTTTCTCAGTATTCTCTCATGAAGCAAATGGTATCGCGCCACTATGCATCTGCTGA
- the LOC108982044 gene encoding probable pre-mRNA-splicing factor ATP-dependent RNA helicase DEAH2 isoform X1 has product MGTERKRKVSLFDVVDETAVPAKISKSNGGGAAAAAVMNISSNNGGINRWTGRPFSQRYQEILEKRTSLPVWHQKEEFLQVLKANQTLILVGETGSGKTTQIPQFVLEAVDIETPDKRRKMMIGCTQPRRVAAMSVSRRVAEEMDVNIGEEVGYSIRFEDCSSARTILKYLTDGMLLREAMTDPLLERYKVIILDEAHERTLATDVLFGLLKEVLKNRPDLKLVVMSATLEAEKFQGYFYGAPLLKVPGRLHPVEIFYTQEPERDYLEAAIRTVVQIHTCEPPGDILVFLTGEEEIEDACRKISKEIANLGDQVGPVKAVPLYSTLPPAMQQKIFEPAPPPVKEGGPPGRKIVVSTNIAETSLTIDGIIYVIDPGFAKQKVYNPRVRVESLLVSPISKASAHQRSGRAGRTQPGKCFRLYTEKSFNNDLQPQTYPEILRSNLANTVLTLKKLGIDDLVHFDFMDPPAPETLIRALEVLNYLGALDDDGNLTKLGEIMSEFPLDPQMSKMLVVSPEFNCSNEILSISAMLSVPNCFVRPREAQKAADEAKARFGHIDGDHLTLLNVYHAYKQNNEDPSWCYENFVNHRTLKAADNVRQQLVRIMARFNLKLCSTDFNSRDYYINIRKAMLAGYFMQVAHLERTGHYLTVKDNQMVHLHPSNCLDHKPEWVIYNEYVLTSRNFIRTVTDIRGEWLIDIAPHYYDLTNFPQCEAKRVLERLYNKREKDKEGSKNRK; this is encoded by the exons ATGGGTacggagaggaagaggaaggtgAGCTTATTTGACGTGGTGGACGAGACTGCGGTGCCGGCGAAGATCTCAAAATCTAATGGCGGAGGAGCTGCGGCTGCGGCGGTGATGAACATCAGCAGCAATAATGGTGGGATCAATAGGTGGACGGGGAGGCCGTTCTCGCAGAGGTACCAAGAGATATTGGAGAAGAGGACGAGCTTGCCCGTTTGGCACCAGAAGGAGGAGTTCTTGCAGGTTCTCAAGGCCAACCAGACTCTGATCCTCGTCGGTGAGACTGGTAGTGGCAAAACCACTCAG ATTCCCCAATTCGTTTTGGAAGCCGTTGACATTGAAACTCCAGATAAACGTAGGAAAATGATGATTGGATGCACCCAACCTCGTAGGGTGGCTGCAATGTCAGTTTCTCGACGTGTTGCTGAAGAGATGGATGTAAATATTGGAGAAGAGGTTGGTTACAGTATCCGTTTTGAGGACTGCAGTAGTGCCAGAACAATTTTGAA GTATCTGACAGATGGTATGCTTTTAAGAGAAGCAATGACAGATCCACTTTTGGAACGCTACAAGGTCATAATCCTTGACGAGGCTCATGAAAGGACATTGGCAACTGATGTTCTATTTGGGCTTTTGAAAGAAGTTCTAAAAAATAGACCGGACTTGAAGCTAGTTGTGATGAGTGCAACTCTTGAGGCTGAAAAATTTCAGGGTTATTTCTATGGTGCACCACTTCTGAAAGTTCCTGGAAGGCTTCATCCAGTAGAGATATTCTACACCCAGGAACCAGAAAGGGACTACCTGGAGGCGGCAATTCGGACAGTTGTGCAAATTCACACGTGTGAACCTCCTGGAGATATACTTGTGTTCCTCACAGGTGAGGAGGAGATAGAAGATGCATGCcgaaaaatatcaaaagagaTTGCAAATCTGGGTGACCAGGTGGGACCTGTGAAAGCAGTGCCTTTATATTCCACCCTTCCACCAGCTATGCAGCAGAAGATATTTGAACCAGCTCCACCTCCAGTGAAGGAGGGTGGTCCTCCTGGAAGGAAGATTGTGGTTTCCACGAACATTGCAGAAACTTCTTTAACCATTGATGGTATCATATATGTTATTGATCCTGGGTTTGCAAAACAAAAAGTTTATAACCCACGAGTGCGTGTTGAGTCCTTGTTGGTATCTCCAATATCTAAGGCTAGTGCACACCAGAGATCAGGGCGTGCTGGAAGAACACAGCCTGGGAAATGCTTTAGACTCTATACTGAGAAAAGTTTCAATAATGATCTTCAGCCACAGACCTATCCGGAAATATTAAGATCAAATCTAGCAAATACGGTTCTTACCTTGAAAAAACTGGGGATAGATGATCTTGTGCATTTTGATTTTATGGACCCCCCTGCTCCGGAGACATTGATCCGGGCACTAGAGGTTCTGAATTACTTGGGTGCATTAGATGATGATGGGAATTTAACAAAGCTGGGGGAAATCATGAGTGAATTTCCACTAGATCCTCAGATGTCAAAGATGCTCGTTGTTAGCCCTGAATTCAATTGTTCAAATGAAATTCTGTCGATTTCTGCCATGCTTTCAG TACCCAATTGCTTTGTCCGGCCTAGGGAGGCTCAAAAGGCTGCTGATGAAGCAAAAGCTAGGTTTGGGCACATCGATGGAGATCACCTCACGCTCTTGAATGTATATCATGCCTACAAGCAAAACA ATGAGGATCCTTCTTGGTGTTATGAGAACTTCGTCAATCATAGGACGTTGAAGGCTGCTGATAACGTTAGACAACAGCTAGTGCGTATCATGGCCAGGTTTAACCTCAAATTGTGCAGCACTGATTTCAACAGCCGTGACTATTACATCAACATAAGGAAGGCTATGCTAGCAGGATACTTTATGCAGGTAGCTCACTTGGAACGTACTGGGCACTACTTGACAGTGAAAGACAACCAA ATGGTACACTTGCATCCATCAAATTGCTTGGATCACAAGCCGGAATGGGTAATTTACAATGAATATGTCCTAACCAGCAGGAACTTTATCCGCACGGTGACAGACATTCGCGGTGAATG GCTAATTGATATAGCACCACACTATTATGATCTGACGAACTTCCCTCAGTGTGAGGCCAAACGAGTTCTCGAAAGGCTTTACAATAAGCGGGAGAAGGACAAGGAGGGGAGTAAGAACAGAAAATGA
- the LOC108982044 gene encoding probable pre-mRNA-splicing factor ATP-dependent RNA helicase DEAH2 isoform X2, whose protein sequence is MGTERKRKVSLFDVVDETAVPAKISKSNGGGAAAAAVMNISSNNGGINRWTGRPFSQRYQEILEKRTSLPVWHQKEEFLQVLKANQTLILVGETGSGKTTQIPQFVLEAVDIETPDKRRKMMIGCTQPRRVAAMSVSRRVAEEMDVNIGEEVGYSIRFEDCSSARTILKYLTDGMLLREAMTDPLLERYKVIILDEAHERTLATDVLFGLLKEVLKNRPDLKLVVMSATLEAEKFQGYFYGAPLLKVPGRLHPVEIFYTQEPERDYLEAAIRTVVQIHTCEPPGDILVFLTGEEEIEDACRKISKEIANLGDQVGPVKAVPLYSTLPPAMQQKIFEPAPPPVKEGGPPGRKIVVSTNIAETSLTIDGIIYVIDPGFAKQKVYNPRVRVESLLVSPISKASAHQRSGRAGRTQPGKCFRLYTEKSFNNDLQPQTYPEILRSNLANTVLTLKKLGIDDLVHFDFMDPPAPETLIRALEVLNYLGALDDDGNLTKLGEIMSEFPLDPQMSKMLVVSPEFNCSNEILSISAMLSVSQYSLMKQMVSRHYASADLRGPPL, encoded by the exons ATGGGTacggagaggaagaggaaggtgAGCTTATTTGACGTGGTGGACGAGACTGCGGTGCCGGCGAAGATCTCAAAATCTAATGGCGGAGGAGCTGCGGCTGCGGCGGTGATGAACATCAGCAGCAATAATGGTGGGATCAATAGGTGGACGGGGAGGCCGTTCTCGCAGAGGTACCAAGAGATATTGGAGAAGAGGACGAGCTTGCCCGTTTGGCACCAGAAGGAGGAGTTCTTGCAGGTTCTCAAGGCCAACCAGACTCTGATCCTCGTCGGTGAGACTGGTAGTGGCAAAACCACTCAG ATTCCCCAATTCGTTTTGGAAGCCGTTGACATTGAAACTCCAGATAAACGTAGGAAAATGATGATTGGATGCACCCAACCTCGTAGGGTGGCTGCAATGTCAGTTTCTCGACGTGTTGCTGAAGAGATGGATGTAAATATTGGAGAAGAGGTTGGTTACAGTATCCGTTTTGAGGACTGCAGTAGTGCCAGAACAATTTTGAA GTATCTGACAGATGGTATGCTTTTAAGAGAAGCAATGACAGATCCACTTTTGGAACGCTACAAGGTCATAATCCTTGACGAGGCTCATGAAAGGACATTGGCAACTGATGTTCTATTTGGGCTTTTGAAAGAAGTTCTAAAAAATAGACCGGACTTGAAGCTAGTTGTGATGAGTGCAACTCTTGAGGCTGAAAAATTTCAGGGTTATTTCTATGGTGCACCACTTCTGAAAGTTCCTGGAAGGCTTCATCCAGTAGAGATATTCTACACCCAGGAACCAGAAAGGGACTACCTGGAGGCGGCAATTCGGACAGTTGTGCAAATTCACACGTGTGAACCTCCTGGAGATATACTTGTGTTCCTCACAGGTGAGGAGGAGATAGAAGATGCATGCcgaaaaatatcaaaagagaTTGCAAATCTGGGTGACCAGGTGGGACCTGTGAAAGCAGTGCCTTTATATTCCACCCTTCCACCAGCTATGCAGCAGAAGATATTTGAACCAGCTCCACCTCCAGTGAAGGAGGGTGGTCCTCCTGGAAGGAAGATTGTGGTTTCCACGAACATTGCAGAAACTTCTTTAACCATTGATGGTATCATATATGTTATTGATCCTGGGTTTGCAAAACAAAAAGTTTATAACCCACGAGTGCGTGTTGAGTCCTTGTTGGTATCTCCAATATCTAAGGCTAGTGCACACCAGAGATCAGGGCGTGCTGGAAGAACACAGCCTGGGAAATGCTTTAGACTCTATACTGAGAAAAGTTTCAATAATGATCTTCAGCCACAGACCTATCCGGAAATATTAAGATCAAATCTAGCAAATACGGTTCTTACCTTGAAAAAACTGGGGATAGATGATCTTGTGCATTTTGATTTTATGGACCCCCCTGCTCCGGAGACATTGATCCGGGCACTAGAGGTTCTGAATTACTTGGGTGCATTAGATGATGATGGGAATTTAACAAAGCTGGGGGAAATCATGAGTGAATTTCCACTAGATCCTCAGATGTCAAAGATGCTCGTTGTTAGCCCTGAATTCAATTGTTCAAATGAAATTCTGTCGATTTCTGCCATGCTTTCAG TTTCTCAGTATTCTCTCATGAAGCAAATGGTATCGCGCCACTATGCATCTGCTGACCTCCGTGGGCCTCCTCTGTGA